In the Ipomoea triloba cultivar NCNSP0323 chromosome 6, ASM357664v1 genome, one interval contains:
- the LOC116021819 gene encoding uncharacterized protein LOC116021819, with amino-acid sequence MGKKLLVTGASGYLGGRLCHALLNNGHHVRAFVRRTSDLSCLPPPTDAASSGGGALEFAFGDVANYESLLEACSGCHVIFHAAALVEPWLPDPSRFTTVNVGGLKNVIQACKESGTVEKIIYTSSFFALGSTDGYIADESQTHPAKFFCTEYEKSKAIADRMALEAAAEGVPIIPVYPGVVYGPGKVTAGNVFARLIIERFSWRLPGYIGQGNEKFSFSHVDDVVHGHISAMDKGRLGERYLLTGENASFKDVFDLAADITLTTKPRFGIPLAIIEVYGWISVFFSRITGKLPLISPPTVQVLRHQWAYSCEKAKAELDYNPRSLKEGLTEVLLWLKNSGLIQY; translated from the exons ATGGGGAAGAAATTATTGGTGACAGGCGCTTCCGGTTACTTAGGCGGCCGGCTCTGTCACGCTCTTCTCAATAACGGCCACCACGTCAGGGCGTTCGTCCGGCGAACTAGCGACCTCTCGTGCCTACCTCCGCCCACAGACGCCGCAAGTAGTGGTGGCGGAGCTTTGGAATTCGCGTTCGGAGATGTCGCCAACTACGAGTCGCTCCTGGAAGCCTGCTCCGGTTGCCATGTTATCTTCCACGCTGCGGCGCTAGTTGAGCCTTGGCTTCCAGATCCATCTAGATTCACCACC GTTAATGTTGGAGGATtgaaaaatgtcatacaagCATGTAAAGAATCGGGGACAGTAGAGAAAATCATATATACATCGTCGTTTTTCGCGTTAGGATCAACTGATGGATATATTGCAGATGAATCTCAA ACTCATCCTGCAAAATTCTTCTGTACGGAGTATGAGAAATCAAAGGCCATTGCTGATAGGATGGCATTAGAAGCTGCAGCTGAGGGAGTGCCGATAATCCCTGTTTATCCAGGAGTAGTTTACGGTCCAGGAAAGGTCACGGCTGGAAATGTGTTTGCTCGTTTG ATAATAGAGAGATTTAGTTGGCGCTTACCTGGTTACATAGGCCAAGGAAATGAGAAGTTTTCATTCAGTCATGTTGACGATGTTGTGCATGGGCACATTTCAGCCATGGATAAAGGTCGTCTTGGCGAAAGATATCTTCTTACAGGAGAAAATGCATCCTTCAAAGATGTTTTTGACTTAGCTGCTGACATCACTCTTACAACGAAGCCTCGTTTTGGTATCCCATTAGCGATTATTGAAGTTTATGGTTGGATATCAGTTTTTTTCTCCAGAATAACTGGGAAGCTTCCTCTAATCAGCCCACCA ACAGTCCAGGTTCTGAGACATCAGTGGGCTTATTCCTGTGAGAAGGCCAAGGCAGAGTTGGATTACAACCCCAGAAGCTTAAAAGAAGGTTTGACTGAGGTACTCCTCTGGTTGAAGAACTCGGGATTGATTCAGTACTGA
- the LOC116022003 gene encoding BRI1 kinase inhibitor 1-like, producing the protein MLRMQEEPPSQPPLAAAAATTTTGSVASSPLPSPPPSAASSPSHEFSFTISLHAPSSTKPAAAACGGGSKTAKSSPASFAVDLSPADEIFFHGHLLPLHLLSHLPVSPRSSTTSMDSFTLPIKDQNFQTAITAQQTSNDDQTTDAKSKPKSFSLFGLPKRRKSCEVRDNKEDKEKHWRKLKYDVTQAVKRYIRMVRPLLSLKGRRRRSVEFHRQTHSFSGNLINMRRGNRSSDIIRGFRGEYSAPASTRTSPTNSGLLVAPSTFSSPSDSTMEELQAAIQAAIAHCKKSIAMEENIKCQEN; encoded by the coding sequence ATGTTAAGGATGCAAGAAGAGCCGCCGTCACAACCACcgttggcggcggcggcggcaacCACTACAACCGGCAGTGTTGCGTCTTCGCCGTTGCCGTCACCGCCGCCTTCGGCGGCATCTTCTCCGTCTCATGAGTTCTCTTTCACCATATCCCTCCACGCGCCGTCGTCCACAAAACCTGCCGCCGCCGCCTGCGGCGGCGGCAGCAAAACCGCCAAATCCTCCCCCGCTTCATTCGCCGTAGATTTATCGCCGGCGGACGAAATTTTCTTCCACGGCCATCTCCTCCCTCTCCACCTCCTCTCCCACCTCCCCGTGTCCCCACGCTCCTCCACTACCTCCATGGACAGCTTTACCCTCCCCATAAAAGACCAAAACTTCCAAACCGCCATAACCGCCCAACAAACATCCAACGACGACCAAACAACCGACGCGAAATCGAAACCTAAATCCTTTTCCCTGTTCGGTCTCCCGAAACGGCGAAAATCCTGCGAGGTTCGAGACAACAAAGAAGACAAGGAAAAACATTGGAGGAAGCTAAAGTACGACGTAACGCAAGCCGTGAAACGCTACATTCGAATGGTCCGACCGCTCTTATCCTTGAAAGGGAGGAGAAGGAGAAGCGTGGAGTTTCACCGCCAAACTCATTCGTTTTCGggaaatttaataaatatgagaaGAGGGAACCGAAGCTCCGATATTATTAGAGGGTTCCGAGGGGAATATTCGGCGCCGGCGTCCACGAGAACATCGCCGACCAATAGCGGTCTCCTCGTTGCGCCTTCGACGTTTTCTTCTCCGAGCGATAGCACCATGGAAGAACTGCAAGCTGCAATCCAAGCCGCCATTGCTCACTGCAAGAAATCCATTGCAATGGAGGAGAATATCAAATGCCAAGAAAACTAG
- the LOC116021736 gene encoding probable protein phosphatase 2C 12 translates to MSRGETIPLSVLLRRELASEKIEKPEISHGEASQSKKGEDFLFVKTGCERVLGDGVTSFSAFALFDGHNGSMAAIYTKENLLNNVLSAIPPELNRDEWLSALPRALVAGFVKTDKDFQGEARTSGTTVTIAIIEGWVVTVASVGDSRCILESAEGGIYYLSADHRLECNEEERERITSSGGEVGRLNTGGGTQIGPLRCWPGGLCLSRSIGDMDVGEFIVPVPYVKQVKLSSAGGRIIIASDGVWDSVSAEAAFECARGMQPDAAATQIVKEAVQPKGIRDDTTCIVIDVHLPEKPPPPHPKKTAKGVFKAMFRKKSSESSSYIDKEYCEPDFVEELFEEGSALLSDRLDTRYPICNMFKLFMCAVCQVEIKPGEGISVHAGSADSKKSRPWDGPFLCSSCQEKREAMEGTRPSGNGRYSSGSDE, encoded by the exons ATGTCAAGGGGCGAGACGATCCCGTTGTCGGTATTGTTGAGGCGTGAATTGGCCTCTGAGAAGATCGAAAAGCCTGAGATTTCTCATGGTGAAGCCAGCCAGAGCAAGAAAGGAGAGGACTTTCTGTTTGTCAAGACCGGATGCGAAAGAGTACTGGGAGATGGGGTCACATCCTTTTCTGCTTTTGCG TTATTTGATGGGCACAATGGGTCAATGGCTGCTATATATACTAAGGAGAATCTATTGAATAATGTTTTGAGTGCCATTCCACCAGAACTCAACAGAGATGAATGGCTTTCAGCATTGCCAAGGGCTCTAGTTGCTGGATTTGTTAAAACGGATAAAGATTTCCAAGGAGAAG CACGAACTTCCGGAACAACTGTCACAATTGCTATAATTGAAGGATGGGTAGTAACAGTTGCATCAGTTGGTGATTCTCGCTGCATTCTTGAATCTGCGGAAGGGGGAATATATTATCTATCAGCAGATCATAGACTTGAATGCAATGAAGAGGA GAGGGAACGCATTACATCCAGTGGTGGAGAGGTTGGCCGACTTAATACTGGTGGTGGCACACAG ATTGGTCCTTTGAGGTGCTGGCCTGGTGGATTATGCCTCTCAAGATCCATTGGAGATATGGATGTTGGGGAGTTCATAGTTCCTGTCCCTTACGTAAAGCAAGTAAAG CTTTCTTCAGCAGGTGGCAGGATTATTATTGCAAGTGATGGTGTTTGGGATTCTGTATCTGCAGAAGCAGCATTTGAGTGTGCTCGTGGTATGCAACCAGATGCTGCAGCTACACAAATTGTAAAA GAGGCCGTACAGCCAAAGGGAATCCGAGATGACACAACATGCATTGTGATTGATGTACACCTTCCAGAGAAGCCACCTCCACCACACCCCAAAAAAACAGCAAAAGGAGTGTTTAAGGCTATGTTCCGCAAAAAGAGTTCTGAATCTTCTTCTTACATTGACAAAGAATATTGTGAACCAGATTTCGTGGAGGAACTGTTTGAGGAAGGATCAGCATTACTTTCTGACAG gttggacaCGAGGTATCCAATTTGTAATATGTTTAAGCTGTTCATGTGTGCTGTTTGTCAAGTAGAGATAAAGCCTGGTGAAGGCATTTCAGTACATGCTGGATCAGCAGATTCAAAAAAATCACGGCCTTGGGATGGTCCTTTTCTTTGCTCTAGTTGCCAAGAGAAGCGGGAAGCCATGGAAGGAACGAGACCTTCTGGGA ATGGTAGATACAGCAGTGGAAGTGACGAGTAA
- the LOC116023265 gene encoding uncharacterized protein LOC116023265: MWGFGGRHYWGRKERGKVEGIVVVFAWMSSQDRHLKNYVDLYSSLGWNSLVCHSQFLNSFFPEKAAALALEIVNELVEELKVRPCPVVFASFSGGPKACMYKVLQIIDGKCEEQFNLGEYRLVRDCVAGHIFDSSPVDFTSDLGTRFVLHPTILKMSRPPPLVSWIANGIASSLDALFLSRFESQRADYWQTLYASTSMGAPYLILCSEDDDLAPYEAIRNFAQRLKDLGGDVKLVTWSSSPHVGHYRRYPIEYKAAVAEVFLKASSIYSQRTRQLGGENMGLEETHGETSEQLSSLRNAASTSNQSFHRAALDLNDHFFIPGSVEYHEGRNLGSVPDEGKEQFIPAISSLPRINAHGVLGQILFDVCVPKNVEGWDIRSSPSFSRGSLAPGRRQSHLNPMKCIRRSRL, encoded by the exons ATGTGGGGTTTTGGTGGGAGGCACTATTGGGGGAGGAAGGAAAGAGGTAAGGTGGAGGGCATAGTGGTGGTGTTTGCGTGGATGTCCAGTCAAGACAGGCACTTGAAGAACTATGTTGATCTCTACTCATCTCTGGGCTGGAATTCCCTTGTTTGCCACTCCCAGTTTCTCAATTC GTTTTTCCCTGAGAAAGCTGCAGCGCTGGCATTAGAAATTGTGAATGAGCTTGTTGAG GAGCTAAAAGTTAGACCATGCCCAGTTGTCTTTGCATCTTTCTCTGGAGGCCCAAAAGCTTGCATGTATAAGGTTCTTCAG ATAATTGATGGCAAATGTGAAGAACAATTCAATTTG GGTGAATACCGTCTAGTTCGTGACTGTGTTGCAGGACATATTTTTGATTCTTCTCCCGTAGACTTTACTAGTGATCTGGGAACTCGGTTTGTTCTTCACCCAACTATTCTCAAGATGTCGCGTCCTCCACCCTTGGTTTCATGGATTGCAAATGGCATTGCTTCCAGTCTGGATGCGCTCTTCCTTAGCAGATTTGAATCACAACGTGCTGATTACTGGCAGACTCTATATGCTTCCACT AGTATGGGGGCACCATATCTCATTTTATGTTCAGAAGATGATGATCTTGCTCCCTATGAAGCTATTCGTAATTTTGCTCAGCGGCTGAAAGACCTCGGGGGTGATGTTAAACTCGTAACATGGAGTAGTTCACCCCACGTTG GTCATTATCGACGTTATCCTATAGAATACAAAGCTGCTGTAGCAGAGGTTTTTTTAAAAGCCTCTTCAATCTATTCCCAAAGAACTCGCCAACTCGGTGGTGAAAACATGGGTTTGGAAGAGACCCACGGTGAAACCTCTGAGCAGCTATCCAGCCTAAGAAACGCTGCAAGTACCTCGAACCAAAGCTTCCATAGAGCTGCACTCGATTTGAACGATCACTTCTTCATCCCTGGCTCTGTAGAGTATCACGAGGGCAGAAATCTCGGGTCAGTTCCAGATGAAGGCAAAGAACAGTTCATTCCTGCAATATCCAGCCTACCAAGAATCAATGCCCATGGAGTTCTTGGCCAGATTCTCTTTGATGTTTGTGTACCCAAGAATGTCGAGGGGTGGGATATAAGATCGTCGCCCTCATTCAGCAGGGGCTCGTTGGCACCTGGACGAAGACAGTCGCATTTGAACCCCATGAAGTGTATACGTCGCTCCAGGTTATAA